The Winogradskyella schleiferi genome has a window encoding:
- a CDS encoding T9SS type B sorting domain-containing protein, with protein MHHITARDRNGCGTTTEPAFIIDYPLYFTPNGDGRNETWNIESIGNDTKIHIFDRYGKLLKPISPDGTGWNGTYNGSAMPPDDYWITVEYDEPLTGERKEFRAHFTLKR; from the coding sequence TTGCACCATATCACGGCAAGGGACAGGAACGGCTGTGGGACAACGACCGAACCGGCCTTCATAATCGATTATCCGCTGTACTTTACGCCCAACGGAGACGGCCGAAATGAAACCTGGAACATAGAAAGTATTGGAAATGATACGAAAATTCACATATTTGACCGTTACGGGAAACTTCTGAAACCAATTAGCCCAGATGGAACTGGCTGGAACGGTACCTACAATGGTAGTGCTATGCCGCCCGACGACTATTGGATTACAGTGGAGTACGATGAACCTTTGACAGGGGAACGTAAAGAATTTAGAGCCCATTTTACTTTGAAGCGGTAG
- a CDS encoding NAD(P)H-dependent oxidoreductase, translated as MSIIEKLKWRYATKKFDSSKTLPKEKLETLKEAFNLTALSYGLQTLKLVVVEDKAARQRLVEVAYGQRQVVDSSHLLVLCIQTEIDGNDVNNHFDTIKTIRNTPDDILKPFKEQMKSTINGMDPEKKVGWATRQAYIALGNLMTVCAIEGIDSCPMEGFIPKKLDEKLGLDQYGLSSVLLLPVGYRASDDMFAGFKKVRKHLSETIIEL; from the coding sequence ATGTCCATTATAGAAAAATTGAAATGGCGTTATGCTACTAAAAAATTTGATTCAAGCAAAACGCTTCCAAAAGAAAAATTAGAAACTTTAAAAGAAGCCTTTAATTTAACCGCATTATCGTATGGTTTACAAACCCTAAAGTTAGTCGTTGTAGAAGATAAAGCTGCTAGACAGCGTTTAGTGGAGGTAGCTTACGGTCAACGTCAGGTAGTTGATTCTTCACATTTATTGGTGTTATGTATTCAAACTGAAATTGATGGTAATGACGTAAATAATCATTTTGATACCATTAAAACCATAAGAAATACGCCAGATGATATTCTAAAACCATTTAAGGAACAAATGAAATCTACAATAAATGGAATGGATCCTGAAAAAAAAGTAGGTTGGGCAACACGACAAGCTTATATTGCTTTAGGTAATTTAATGACCGTTTGTGCGATAGAGGGTATCGACAGCTGCCCAATGGAAGGATTTATACCAAAAAAATTAGATGAAAAATTAGGATTGGATCAATATGGGTTGAGTTCAGTTTTATTATTACCTGTAGGCTACAGAGCCAGTGATGACATGTTTGCCGGTTTTAAAAAGGTAAGAAAACACTTGTCCGAAACTATTATAGAATTATAA
- a CDS encoding DegT/DnrJ/EryC1/StrS family aminotransferase — MPGFELFSDLERKEVNDVLDNGVLMRYGFDGMRKGHWKAKELESELAKTFQSKHVQLVSSGTAAVSVALASAGVGAGDEVIMPTFTFVASFEAVMLLGAIPILVDIDDTLTLDPKAVEAAITPKTKAVMVVQMCGSMANMDALSEICNTHNLIFVEDACQAIGGTYKGKPLGSIADLGCFSFDFVKTITCGEGGAVVTNNKDYYINADHYSDHGHDHVGNDRGAETHPFLGYNFRISELHAAVGLAQVRRLPEFVAIQKRNYNILRNALARVPGVTFRRIPKGGEESYAFLNFFLPDLESARKVSAAFKENGVDACWNYYENNWHYIRKWDHLKELKSLFPISKEVKKGLEYLKITTFEQSDHFIGRNISCLIKLSWTEEEVKVRAEKMAKIIEDHI; from the coding sequence ATGCCAGGATTCGAATTATTTAGTGATTTAGAACGCAAAGAAGTCAATGATGTTTTAGACAATGGCGTCTTAATGCGCTATGGATTTGATGGTATGCGAAAAGGCCATTGGAAAGCAAAAGAACTTGAATCTGAATTGGCAAAAACATTTCAATCCAAACATGTACAATTAGTATCAAGTGGAACTGCTGCAGTTTCTGTAGCATTAGCTTCGGCTGGAGTTGGAGCAGGAGATGAAGTTATTATGCCAACTTTTACATTCGTGGCAAGTTTTGAGGCCGTTATGCTCTTGGGTGCTATTCCTATTTTAGTGGATATTGATGATACATTAACATTGGACCCTAAGGCTGTTGAAGCTGCTATAACACCGAAAACCAAAGCAGTTATGGTGGTGCAAATGTGCGGAAGTATGGCAAATATGGATGCTTTAAGTGAAATTTGTAATACTCACAATTTAATTTTTGTTGAAGATGCTTGCCAAGCTATTGGAGGCACCTATAAAGGAAAGCCCTTAGGAAGTATTGCTGATTTAGGTTGTTTTTCTTTCGATTTTGTAAAAACAATCACCTGTGGAGAAGGTGGAGCGGTAGTTACCAATAACAAAGACTATTACATCAATGCAGATCATTATAGCGATCATGGGCATGATCACGTTGGAAATGATAGAGGTGCCGAAACACATCCATTTTTAGGCTATAATTTTAGAATTTCAGAATTACATGCTGCAGTTGGTTTGGCACAAGTGAGACGTTTACCAGAGTTTGTTGCCATTCAAAAACGGAATTATAATATTTTAAGAAATGCTTTAGCCAGAGTACCTGGAGTGACCTTTAGAAGAATTCCAAAAGGTGGAGAGGAAAGTTATGCTTTTCTAAACTTCTTTTTGCCAGATCTAGAATCGGCGCGTAAAGTATCAGCAGCATTTAAAGAAAACGGTGTGGATGCCTGTTGGAATTATTACGAGAATAATTGGCATTACATCAGAAAATGGGATCATCTAAAAGAATTAAAATCATTGTTTCCTATTTCTAAGGAGGTAAAAAAAGGTTTAGAATATCTTAAAATCACAACCTTTGAACAGTCTGATCATTTCATTGGTCGGAATATTTCTTGTTTAATAAAATTATCTTGGACTGAAGAAGAGGTGAAAGTACGTGCTGAGAAAATGGCTAAAATTATTGAAGATCATATTTAA
- a CDS encoding helix-turn-helix transcriptional regulator: MKHLSLILLFLFSAFCYGQKEVTFIKLSEKDSIVYKNLKHQFAKCINPAPDSSYAYASIIEQFSLDRNYAIGIVEAPYFKAYYFRRIQMLDSAVFYFDSSIKLAKKYHYQCDIKLSQNVLYRIYYFLGQTGIAIEVCSECLEVSKEIKDLPIITDFYAVLKTIYSLEKIQAIINKKLTDPSFNITEFSDALGMSLMQLHKKLKGLIGITASELIRSQRLILATQFLNMTDVNMSEVGYPVGFNDYSYFAKCFKEVYYCSSSNYANKNTQTIDHYLLI; the protein is encoded by the coding sequence ATGAAACATCTTAGCCTCATTCTTTTGTTTTTATTCAGCGCTTTTTGTTATGGACAAAAAGAAGTGACTTTTATTAAACTATCTGAAAAAGATTCTATTGTATATAAAAACCTAAAACATCAATTTGCCAAATGTATAAATCCTGCTCCCGATAGTTCTTATGCCTATGCTTCAATAATAGAGCAGTTTAGTTTGGATAGAAATTATGCGATAGGTATTGTAGAAGCACCTTATTTTAAAGCTTATTATTTTCGGAGAATTCAAATGTTGGATTCCGCAGTATTCTATTTTGACTCATCAATAAAATTGGCGAAAAAATATCATTATCAGTGTGATATTAAATTGTCTCAAAATGTACTCTACCGTATTTATTACTTTTTAGGACAAACAGGAATTGCTATTGAGGTTTGTTCAGAATGTTTGGAGGTCTCCAAAGAAATAAAAGATTTACCAATTATTACCGATTTTTATGCAGTCTTGAAAACTATTTATAGCCTAGAAAAAATACAGGCTATAATAAATAAAAAACTTACAGATCCATCATTTAATATTACGGAATTTTCGGATGCACTTGGTATGAGTCTTATGCAATTACATAAAAAACTAAAGGGATTAATAGGCATTACAGCTTCAGAACTAATACGTTCTCAACGTCTTATATTAGCGACACAATTCTTGAACATGACCGACGTTAATATGTCCGAAGTTGGGTATCCTGTAGGTTTTAATGACTATTCTTATTTTGCAAAATGCTTTAAGGAAGTTTACTATTGCAGTTCTAGCAATTACGCTAATAAAAATACGCAGACTATAGATCACTACTTATTAATTTAA
- a CDS encoding response regulator, producing MKLLEESSIELDTTIQIQKIKKALNESKKIKFHYGIYTSYKKIAVLKKAIYNSDSAISEYKNLIKLLPESNQYSHYALQLIGDEFSKRSLFDSSIYYHNKLIKLGKDYSNNLTICNAYISIGNIWNQTYDYDKAFMSYSKADSVCENDLKLKVSTKRAVINNYMGFCIRKSNGDKDAIEYYFKAKNIHEKLKNNEGVQEVNIAIAQAYTSFEEYDKALKLLNESILFHQNYAPHRNSYSYGVIVRGYLLLQMKNYVKAEKDYLLYYDLALKSKNEFYQRSGLGYLGLFYKSSGQLQKAEKYYKLAIEKNQLANDNGRVSQNIEELITVLKRKKDYKEAVTYYELLLDIQKQSDTKKIAQETRNLEAKYQTEKKEQEINLLKSQKEIVEQQKTNQQNILLGGMAITTIAGLFLFFLYRNRQRTNTKLKELDVLKSSFFTNISHEFRTPLALITSPINELLSEDSISDKKRQQFTVAKQNSERLLELVNQLLDLSKIDEGHLKLKLQEGKVLQLISALSEAFNYYAEQKNITYTIHIAKGEKTVWFDKSVVEKITVNLLSNAIKYTPENGTISCKALIENNKLFFSITNSGKGLTSYELSNIFERFYQSNEQNQGSGIGLSLVKELVGLHHGKIEVQSILNKETTFELHIAVDKKSFKNEVFIATSLNDIENSILLYPNTTIEEEETFTTNDLPIVLIVEDNDDLRNLLKLAFEDHYNIITASNGTIGVELALEHIPDLIISDVMMPEKNGIALTEDLKTDERTAHIPIILLTAKAGVESQFKGIEFGADDYITKPFDTKLLILKVEKLIESRRQLQLRYSQELVLIPRDIAITNLDEKFLKKVETILEKNLINPSFNVSEFSEAVGMSRMQLHRKLKALTGLTASEFVRSQRLKLAAQLLKSSNINISGIGYSVGFNDHSYFTKCFKEAYNCTPTEFAKRN from the coding sequence ATGAAACTTTTAGAAGAAAGTTCAATAGAACTTGACACTACAATTCAAATACAAAAAATTAAAAAAGCTCTAAATGAATCAAAAAAAATTAAGTTTCATTATGGCATATATACTTCATATAAAAAAATTGCAGTATTAAAAAAAGCTATATATAATTCAGATTCCGCTATATCCGAATATAAAAACTTAATAAAACTCCTCCCCGAAAGTAATCAATATAGTCATTATGCACTTCAATTAATTGGAGATGAGTTTTCTAAAAGATCTCTTTTTGATTCTTCAATCTATTATCATAATAAATTAATAAAACTTGGTAAAGATTACTCAAATAATTTGACGATTTGTAATGCTTATATTTCAATTGGTAATATTTGGAACCAAACCTATGATTATGACAAAGCCTTTATGAGTTACTCTAAAGCCGATTCCGTTTGCGAAAATGACCTTAAATTAAAAGTTTCTACGAAAAGAGCTGTTATCAATAACTACATGGGTTTTTGTATTAGGAAAAGTAATGGTGATAAAGATGCTATTGAATATTACTTCAAAGCTAAGAATATTCATGAAAAATTAAAAAATAATGAAGGTGTTCAGGAAGTGAACATTGCCATAGCTCAAGCCTACACTTCTTTTGAAGAATATGATAAAGCATTAAAATTATTGAATGAGTCCATTTTATTTCATCAAAATTATGCTCCTCATAGAAATTCTTATTCGTATGGAGTAATTGTAAGAGGATATCTTCTTCTTCAAATGAAAAATTACGTAAAAGCGGAAAAGGATTATTTGCTATATTATGACTTAGCTTTAAAAAGTAAAAATGAGTTCTACCAACGTTCTGGTCTAGGCTATCTAGGCTTATTTTATAAATCAAGTGGCCAACTACAAAAAGCTGAAAAATATTATAAATTGGCTATTGAAAAAAACCAATTAGCTAATGATAATGGAAGAGTTTCGCAAAATATTGAAGAGCTAATCACGGTATTAAAAAGAAAGAAAGACTATAAAGAAGCAGTTACATATTACGAATTACTTTTAGACATACAAAAACAGTCCGACACTAAAAAAATTGCACAAGAAACAAGGAATTTAGAGGCAAAATACCAAACCGAAAAAAAAGAACAAGAAATCAATCTGTTAAAATCTCAAAAAGAAATTGTAGAACAGCAGAAAACGAACCAGCAGAACATCTTGTTAGGAGGAATGGCGATAACTACTATTGCTGGACTATTCCTTTTTTTTCTATATCGAAACCGTCAAAGAACGAATACTAAATTAAAAGAATTAGATGTGTTAAAGTCTAGCTTTTTTACGAACATTTCACATGAGTTCCGTACGCCTTTAGCCTTAATAACCAGCCCGATTAATGAGCTTTTGTCAGAAGATTCAATATCAGATAAAAAACGTCAGCAGTTTACCGTAGCCAAGCAAAATTCCGAACGCCTTCTAGAACTGGTCAATCAGTTGTTGGATCTTTCGAAAATTGATGAAGGTCATTTAAAATTAAAACTTCAAGAAGGGAAGGTTCTTCAACTCATTTCTGCTCTAAGCGAAGCCTTCAACTATTATGCAGAGCAAAAAAATATTACTTATACCATTCATATCGCTAAAGGAGAAAAGACAGTTTGGTTCGATAAGAGCGTTGTAGAAAAAATAACGGTTAATCTACTTTCTAATGCTATAAAATATACTCCTGAAAATGGTACCATTTCCTGCAAAGCTCTTATTGAAAACAATAAACTGTTTTTTTCAATCACCAATTCTGGTAAAGGCTTAACATCTTATGAATTGAGTAATATCTTCGAACGTTTTTACCAAAGTAATGAGCAAAACCAAGGCTCAGGAATTGGCCTGTCTTTAGTTAAGGAATTGGTTGGGTTACATCATGGTAAAATAGAAGTGCAAAGTATTTTAAATAAAGAAACCACATTTGAACTTCACATAGCCGTTGATAAAAAGAGCTTTAAAAATGAGGTTTTTATCGCTACAAGCCTAAATGACATTGAAAACAGCATACTGTTATACCCCAACACCACTATAGAGGAAGAGGAAACGTTTACAACTAATGACTTACCAATTGTATTAATTGTTGAAGACAATGATGACTTGCGGAATTTATTAAAACTAGCGTTTGAAGACCATTATAATATTATCACTGCATCTAACGGAACCATTGGAGTAGAATTAGCATTAGAGCACATCCCAGATTTGATTATTTCAGATGTAATGATGCCAGAAAAAAACGGAATAGCTTTAACCGAAGACTTAAAAACGGATGAACGTACGGCACATATTCCCATAATATTATTAACGGCAAAAGCTGGAGTAGAGAGCCAGTTTAAAGGCATAGAATTTGGTGCAGATGATTATATAACCAAACCTTTCGATACAAAATTATTGATTCTTAAAGTCGAAAAACTCATTGAATCCAGACGGCAACTACAATTGCGTTACAGTCAAGAATTAGTATTGATTCCTCGTGATATTGCCATTACCAACTTAGATGAAAAATTTCTTAAAAAAGTAGAGACCATTTTAGAGAAAAATCTCATAAATCCTTCTTTTAACGTCAGCGAATTTTCAGAAGCTGTTGGTATGAGTCGTATGCAATTGCATAGAAAATTAAAGGCTTTAACGGGGCTTACAGCATCGGAATTTGTACGTTCCCAACGTCTTAAATTGGCGGCACAATTATTAAAATCCTCTAATATTAATATATCTGGAATTGGTTATTCCGTAGGTTTTAATGACCATTCTTATTTTACTAAATGTTTTAAGGAGGCGTATAATTGCACACCAACTGAGTTTGCAAAACGCAATTAA
- a CDS encoding tail fiber domain-containing protein, which produces MKTLITLIIALLFTITSFAQQGINYKAVIKDNQDNALANELIEELQFTITTGISAVYQETHSATTDDKGIIIVNIGEGTPTAGTFDTIDWSNGSHFLNVQINTGNGLTDMGTSQFMAVPYALFAANVATKIDDLSDAKSDANGSSLFIGIEAGSNDDGTNNDNVGLGFGVLNANTTGYNNSAIGNMALNANITGYSNTANGNSALLNNTTGFRNTAIGTDALLYNTTGNSNTAIGNATLLFNTTGNYNTANGSYALHENTTGNNNTANGVVALNENTSGNNNTANGYAALFRNTTGNENTANGSFALEENTTGDYNTANGFTALKLNTTGSQNTAVGYAALQANDDGNYNTAIGFQALFLNQNGTRNTASGHNALGANIGGSHNTAKGYYALNNNTSGNQNTSIGYFALHNNNTGDGNIAIGKSAGSQNVSGNNNIFIGVDAGGIDSSSGAFSNKLYINNGASDNPLIYGEFDTDLVSINGTLDVNGSFKILNASDDTSTWRLETRPNGSLSLYRNGDYRGYFNESTGNYSSISDRKTKKNITALENGTLNKVMQLNPVSYLMKDQTDTKRNLGLISQEVKEIFPSITTYIEESDLITLSYSELIPVLIKALQEQQDIIEAQNAKDVVQDKSIETLVARLNLLESKSSN; this is translated from the coding sequence ATGAAGACACTAATCACATTGATCATTGCACTGTTATTTACAATCACAAGTTTTGCCCAACAAGGTATTAATTATAAAGCAGTAATTAAAGATAATCAAGATAACGCATTGGCGAACGAACTTATAGAGGAGCTTCAATTTACAATTACTACTGGTATTTCAGCAGTCTATCAAGAAACCCACTCGGCTACAACAGATGATAAAGGAATCATTATAGTGAATATAGGTGAAGGAACGCCAACGGCTGGAACTTTCGATACTATTGATTGGTCCAATGGATCTCATTTTTTAAATGTTCAGATAAATACAGGAAATGGACTTACTGATATGGGCACTTCACAATTTATGGCAGTACCTTATGCTTTATTTGCTGCCAATGTAGCTACGAAAATAGATGATTTATCTGATGCCAAATCAGATGCTAATGGATCTTCACTATTTATAGGTATTGAGGCGGGTTCAAATGATGACGGAACTAATAACGATAACGTAGGTCTTGGTTTTGGTGTTTTAAACGCAAACACAACAGGCTATAATAATTCTGCCATTGGGAATATGGCTTTAAATGCAAATATCACAGGATATTCCAATACTGCAAATGGAAACTCCGCTCTATTAAATAATACTACGGGATTTAGAAATACGGCTATTGGAACAGATGCGCTATTGTATAATACAACAGGAAATAGTAATACAGCAATTGGCAATGCCACATTATTATTTAATACAACAGGAAATTATAATACTGCAAACGGTAGTTATGCACTGCATGAGAATACGACAGGAAACAATAACACCGCAAATGGTGTTGTTGCGTTAAATGAAAATACATCTGGAAATAATAATACTGCAAATGGCTATGCAGCACTTTTTAGAAATACAACAGGCAATGAAAATACTGCCAACGGTAGTTTTGCGCTAGAAGAAAATACAACAGGAGATTACAATACCGCCAATGGGTTTACAGCATTAAAATTAAATACGACAGGAAGTCAAAATACTGCGGTAGGTTATGCGGCATTGCAAGCTAATGATGACGGCAATTATAACACTGCCATTGGATTTCAAGCTCTGTTTTTAAATCAAAATGGGACTCGTAATACAGCGAGTGGACATAATGCACTAGGAGCAAACATTGGAGGGAGTCATAATACAGCAAAAGGATATTATGCACTCAATAATAATACGTCAGGAAACCAAAATACCTCAATTGGATATTTTGCACTTCATAATAATAACACAGGAGATGGCAATATTGCAATAGGAAAGAGTGCAGGTTCTCAAAATGTTTCAGGTAACAATAACATTTTTATCGGTGTTGATGCTGGTGGTATAGATAGTAGTTCTGGTGCATTTAGCAACAAGCTTTATATTAATAATGGTGCATCAGACAATCCACTTATTTATGGAGAATTTGATACCGATTTGGTAAGCATAAATGGCACATTAGATGTTAACGGCTCATTCAAAATCTTAAATGCTTCAGACGACACGTCCACATGGAGACTCGAAACACGGCCTAATGGCAGTTTGTCTTTGTATAGAAATGGTGATTATCGTGGTTACTTTAATGAATCTACAGGTAATTATTCATCCATTTCAGATAGAAAAACAAAAAAAAATATCACAGCTTTAGAAAACGGCACACTCAATAAAGTGATGCAACTGAATCCTGTCAGTTATTTAATGAAAGACCAAACAGATACAAAACGCAACTTAGGTTTGATCTCCCAAGAAGTAAAGGAAATCTTTCCAAGTATCACAACTTATATTGAGGAGTCAGATTTGATAACCTTGTCCTATTCTGAGCTTATTCCGGTTCTTATAAAAGCATTACAAGAACAACAGGATATAATAGAAGCACAAAACGCAAAAGATGTTGTTCAAGATAAATCAATAGAAACATTAGTAGCACGATTGAATCTTTTAGAATCAAAATCAAGTAACTAA
- a CDS encoding tail fiber domain-containing protein, producing MKKDIITLIFVLFISISSYAQAIGVGINYKAVIKDSDGNVVSEQPISVRFSILDRTVPANIVYQEIHNTTTTSNGIIVLVIGEGTIENGVFYGLDWGVDLYLLQVDIDIENDGTYESLDPEPFKKVPYASYAHAAYIANVAEIANNVSGLEKITESGITGWRMVGRNPSNYGSIGNGAIDLSYSDREAAEERGATGLYSTAIGYNTKASEYNSVAIGNFAHASETNSIAIGSGSSASGGGSIALGSYTFASGSSSTAMGDNTNASGTNSTAIGIKTTAQSYAETAIGSYNTSYVPSNTSNWNEDDRLFVIGNGQSPSTTNNALTILKNGNTSVGGDNPESLLEVTHSNGAPTSNLRNAFSIRNSVTNHSWQFYTATYLNLYKDGIFKGSWNSNSGAYVQASDRRVKKDIISLKNGTLNKVLKLNPVSYLMKDQTDTKRNLGLISQEVKDIFPSITHYVKDSDLLALSYTELIPILIKALQEQQAIIDGQNSKIQAQSKETAQQNSSIESLLHRMAVLENLNN from the coding sequence ATGAAAAAAGATATAATCACTTTGATCTTCGTCCTTTTTATTTCAATTTCTAGCTATGCACAAGCTATAGGTGTCGGCATTAATTATAAGGCCGTTATAAAGGATAGCGACGGTAACGTTGTTAGTGAACAACCTATTAGCGTTCGGTTTAGTATACTTGATCGTACTGTGCCAGCTAATATTGTGTATCAAGAAATACATAATACTACGACCACCTCTAATGGTATTATAGTCCTTGTTATTGGAGAAGGTACAATTGAAAATGGTGTGTTTTATGGTTTGGATTGGGGAGTTGATCTTTACCTATTACAAGTCGATATTGATATTGAGAATGATGGTACTTACGAGTCCTTAGATCCTGAACCATTTAAAAAAGTACCTTATGCATCGTATGCACACGCTGCGTATATTGCCAATGTTGCAGAAATAGCAAATAACGTATCCGGACTGGAAAAAATTACAGAGAGTGGTATAACTGGTTGGCGAATGGTTGGGAGAAATCCATCGAATTATGGTTCTATAGGAAATGGTGCCATAGACTTAAGTTATTCAGACAGAGAAGCAGCAGAAGAAAGAGGTGCAACAGGTCTTTATTCTACAGCAATAGGATATAACACAAAGGCTTCGGAGTATAATTCCGTGGCTATTGGAAATTTTGCACATGCTTCAGAAACTAATTCAATAGCAATAGGATCTGGTTCAAGTGCTTCTGGAGGTGGCTCAATAGCATTAGGAAGTTACACATTTGCTTCTGGAAGTTCTTCGACAGCTATGGGCGATAATACGAATGCTTCTGGAACAAATTCAACAGCAATAGGAATTAAGACAACTGCCCAATCCTATGCCGAAACAGCTATAGGCTCATATAATACAAGTTATGTGCCTAGTAATACTTCAAATTGGAATGAGGACGATCGACTATTTGTGATTGGCAATGGACAAAGTCCGAGTACAACAAATAACGCCTTAACCATATTAAAAAACGGAAACACCAGTGTTGGAGGAGATAACCCTGAAAGCTTATTGGAAGTAACTCATAGCAACGGTGCACCAACATCGAATTTAAGAAATGCATTTAGTATTCGTAATTCTGTTACTAATCATTCTTGGCAATTCTATACAGCAACTTACCTTAACCTTTATAAAGATGGAATTTTTAAAGGCTCATGGAATTCAAATAGTGGTGCGTATGTCCAAGCCTCAGACAGGCGTGTAAAAAAAGATATAATTTCCTTAAAAAATGGCACACTCAATAAGGTCTTGAAACTCAATCCGGTAAGCTACCTCATGAAAGACCAAACCGATACCAAGCGCAACTTGGGTCTTATCTCACAGGAAGTTAAGGATATTTTTCCTAGCATTACCCATTATGTTAAAGATTCAGATTTGCTGGCTTTGTCTTACACAGAGCTGATTCCAATATTAATAAAAGCACTGCAAGAACAACAAGCGATTATTGATGGACAAAATTCAAAAATTCAGGCACAATCAAAAGAAACTGCACAACAAAATAGTAGTATAGAATCATTGCTACATCGCATGGCTGTTCTGGAAAATTTAAATAATTAA
- a CDS encoding hemagglutinin protein, with protein MKNIITIFGIAFSIAIQAQSIEKFSIDSGGASTTAGGIQILYTIGEVNVQELSSGGISVSEGFINADLKIRIDPKLFLQGPILNPTNAGFMNDDLRAAGYIPITSPYTDAATCDASVFNATGNNAIVDWVWVELRDKNNNTSVILSTSALLQRDGDVVSTDGVSLLDLNVIADDYFVVVNHKNHLGVMTNTPVTITRSAAPSVIDFTDIATPTFGTHARATLSSGDMALWAGDVNGDGLVNYSADVNRVSTDIILFPANTEFSTSYDFVDGYFQSDVFLDGNVSFSNETNQLQLSVLLYPLNTSFSSQYNLFLEQLPSPSAMRSSLQLSREQVRLDQALEILINLN; from the coding sequence ATGAAAAATATTATTACAATTTTTGGAATAGCATTCAGCATAGCTATACAAGCACAATCCATAGAAAAATTCAGCATAGACTCAGGGGGCGCATCAACAACTGCTGGTGGCATTCAAATACTCTATACCATTGGGGAAGTCAATGTACAAGAACTCAGTTCAGGAGGCATTTCGGTATCTGAAGGCTTTATAAATGCAGATCTTAAAATTCGCATTGATCCAAAACTATTCTTACAAGGCCCAATTCTTAATCCTACGAATGCCGGATTTATGAACGACGATTTACGTGCGGCTGGTTATATACCAATTACAAGTCCCTATACAGATGCTGCAACTTGTGACGCTTCGGTATTTAATGCAACAGGTAATAATGCCATTGTCGATTGGGTTTGGGTAGAACTTCGAGACAAAAACAACAATACTTCGGTCATTTTATCAACGTCTGCGTTATTACAGCGCGATGGAGATGTGGTCTCCACAGACGGTGTGTCTTTATTAGATCTAAATGTGATAGCAGATGATTATTTTGTGGTAGTAAATCATAAAAACCATTTAGGTGTTATGACTAATACTCCAGTAACAATTACGCGCTCAGCAGCACCATCTGTTATCGATTTTACTGATATTGCAACACCGACATTTGGAACACATGCGAGAGCAACCTTATCTTCTGGTGACATGGCACTTTGGGCAGGCGACGTTAACGGTGATGGATTGGTAAATTATTCTGCGGATGTTAACCGTGTTTCTACAGATATTATTTTGTTTCCCGCTAATACGGAGTTTAGTACAAGTTACGATTTTGTTGACGGGTATTTTCAATCCGATGTCTTTCTCGATGGTAATGTATCCTTCTCTAATGAAACCAATCAACTGCAATTATCTGTACTGCTATATCCATTAAACACGAGTTTTAGTTCGCAATATAATTTGTTTTTGGAACAATTACCTTCTCCTTCTGCCATGAGAAGTAGTTTGCAACTAAGTAGAGAACAAGTACGGCTAGACCAGGCCTTAGAAATATTAATCAATTTAAATTAA